AGACGACCTCACAGAAGAAGATAAGTGGCTGCTTGATGAGGCGAGGGAAGTAACTCAACATGCGTATGCACCTTATTCCCGTTTCCAGGTAGGAGCAGTGGCCAAACTTAATAATGGAGAGATCGTTGCCGGTAGTAACCAGGAGAACGCTTCTTTTCCCGCCGGTCTTTGTGCTGAGCGTGTAGTGTTGGCTTCTATTTCTTCGCTTTATCCCAAAATGCCCATTGAGTCGATTGCTATCAGCTATTTCAACAACAATGGCGAAAGTAATCATCCCATTTCTCCCTGTGGCATTTGTCGCCAGGCATTGCAGGAGTTTAAA
The DNA window shown above is from Lacibacter sp. H375 and carries:
- a CDS encoding cytidine deaminase; the encoded protein is MDKHEYHFEYEVYDSIDDLTEEDKWLLDEAREVTQHAYAPYSRFQVGAVAKLNNGEIVAGSNQENASFPAGLCAERVVLASISSLYPKMPIESIAISYFNNNGESNHPISPCGICRQALQEFKEKTKQPTRLILGGMHGKVYIIPDAAMLLPLSFTSTDLK